From the Anaeromyxobacter dehalogenans 2CP-1 genome, the window GACGTGACGGTGCTGGTGCGCGGCGAGACCGGCACCGGCAAGGAGCTGATCGCGTCGCTGCTCCACGCCCAGAGCCGCCGCGCGTCCGGTCCGCTCGTCCGCTTCAACTGCGCGGCCATCCCCGCAGAGCTGGCCGAGGCGGAGCTGTTCGGCCACGCGCGCGGCGCGTTCACCGGGGCGGTGCAGGCGCGGCAGGGCTTCTTCGCCCAGGCCGACGGCGGGACGCTGGTGCTGGACGAGGTGGGCGAGCTGCCGCTGCCGCTCCAGGCCAAGCTGCTCCGGGCCCTACAGGAGGGCGAGATCCAGCCGGTCGGCGCCGGCCGCGTCGAGCGCGTGGACGTGCGCCTCGTGGCCGCCACGCACCGCGATCTCGCCGAGGAGGCGCGCGCGGGGCGGTTCCGCGAGGACCTGTACTACCGGCTCGCGGTGGTGGAGCTGGTGGTCCCGCCGCTCCGCGAGCACCGCGAGGACATCCCGGCCCTTGCGAAGGAGTTCGCGCGGCGCTTCGGCGCGCGCTTCGGCGTGGACGACGTCCGGCTCTCGCCGCCGCTGCTCGAGCGCCTCGCGGCCGCGGAGTGGCCGGGCAACGTGCGCCAGCTCGAGAACCAGGTGGCGCGCCTGGTCGCGCTGAGCAACGGCGGGGAGCTCGGCCCGGAGGCGCTCGAGGCGGGGGCCGCCCCCGCGGCGCGCGAGCCGGGCGTGGAGGCGCCGCCGGAGGGCGCGCTCACGCTCCACGAGCACCTCGACGCCGTCGAGCGGAACATCATCGCGAAGACGCTGGCCGCGACCGGCGGCAACCAGTCGGAGACCGCGCGCCGCCTCGGGGTGAGCCGCGGCGCGCTCATCGACCGGCTGAAGAAGTACGGGTTCGCGTAGCCGGGGGCGGACCGGCTCGCGACCCTCGCGCGGTCGCCTAGGGGACCTCGGCGTACGCCGGATCCGTCGCGCCGCGCGCGGTCGCGGACGCCTCCTTGCTCCGCGCCACCACCACGGTGCAGGGCGCCTGGCGCACCACGCGCTCCGCCACCGAGCCGAGCACGAGGTGCTTGAGCCCGGTCCGCCCGTGCGTGCCCACCACCAGCAGGTCCACGCCCTCCTCCCGCGCGTGCTGCAGGAGCTCCACCGCCGGGCTGCCCGCGAGCACCTTGCTGCGCACCGGGCGCCCCAGCCGGCGCTGCGCGTCGCCCCGCCAGGCCGCGATGTCGCGCTCGAGGTCCACCGCCACGAGCTCGAAGAGCGCCCGGGGCGGCACCAGCATCTCGGCCGCGGCGGCCACCGGCAGCTCGTGCACGTGCACCAGCTCCAGCTCCGCGTCGAACCGGCGCGCGAGGTCCGTCGCCTCGATCATCGCGAGGCGGGACGCCTCCGAGAAGTCGACCGCGCAGCAGATCCTCGTCCGTTCCGCCATCGTGCCACCTCCCCGCCTGGCGCCGTCAGACCGCGGCGGCCGCCTCGACGACCTCCGCGGACCCGTGCGCCACCAGCACCGGGCACGGCGCCTCGCGCACCACGCGCGCGGCCACCGCGCCGCCCACGGTGCGCCCGAGGCGCCGCCGCGGGTGCGCGCCGATCACCACCAGGTCGTATCCGCCCTCGCCGGCGGCCCGGAGGACCTCGGCCGCCGCCCCGCCGCTCACCAGCAGCGCCCGCACCGGTCTGCCCGCCAGGCCCTGCGCGACGCCGCGCCAGCGCTGCAGGTCGGCGCCCAGCCGCTGCGCCTGCGCCTCCAGCCGCGCGGGATCGAGCGCCGCGGCGCGCGCCGCCGCCCGCGGGAGCCGCTCGTGCACGTGGAGCAGCGCCAGCTCGGCACCGGTGCGGTGGGCCAGCTCCGCGGCCGCCGTCACGGTCGCGCGCGACGCCTCGCTGAGATCGACGGCGCAGAGGATCCGGTGCCACGTCCGCATGGCGCCTCCCCGGGCACGCGCCTGCGCGCCCTTCCCGGCCGTCCCGCCCGCGCCGGACGCGCGCGGGGCGCCGGGGTCAGTGGACCTGCGCGGCCTCGACGACGAGGTCCTGGTGCACCGCCTCGGCGCCGCCCCGCACCACCAGCACCGGGCACGGCGCGCGGCGCGCCACCGCCTCGGCGACCGAGCCCAGCACGAGGCGGCGCAGGCCGCTCCGGCCGTGGGTCGCGACCACCAGGAGGTCCGTCGCGTGCGCGGCGGCGAAGCGGGAGATCTCGTCCTCCGGCTGCCCGGAGGCGACGTGCGTGGACACCGGCGCGCCGACGAGCCGCTCCGCGTCCGCGCGCCAGGCGGCGAGCGTCCCCGCCACCTCCTCGGCGATCATCGGCCCGAGGTCGCGGGCGGCGACCAGCATGTCCGTCGCCGCCGGCGGCGGCGAGACGTACACGTGCAGCAGCGTCAGCTCCGCCCGCATGAGACGGGCCAGCTCGGCCGCCTCATGCATCGCGCGGCGCGACGGCTCCGAGAAATCGACTGCGCAGCAGATCTTCTTCCAGCCGGCCATGGCGCACCTCCGGATCCCCCGGCGCTCGGCCCCGGTCTGCGGCGGGCGCCGGCTGGACCCATCCGATCGTACGCCCGCCGACCGGGCGGAGCGCACGTCCGTGGGGGGGGACCCGGAGGCGGGTGACCGCGGCGCGCGCAGCCCACGCGCGCGCCGGAGCACCCGTCCGCCGCGACGGCTCAGCGGGCCGCGATGAGCGTCGGCGCGCTGGTGGCGGCCGCGTCCTGCGGCTGCGCGGGGACGATCGGGCGCGGCTCGATCCGCTCGCCGGCGGCGAGCATGCGGAGCGAGAGCGCCAGCAGCTCGGAGATCAGCTCACCGGAGCCCGGGACGTCGAGCTTGCGGTAGATGCGCTTGCGGCGGGCCCGGATGGTCTCGGGGGAGACGTTGGCGGCGGCTGCGGAGTCCTTGCACGCGAAACCCTGGGCCAGCCGGAGCACCTCCGCGCGCTCGGCGGGCGTCAGGCTGCGGCCCTCCAGGTACTTGGCGGTGAACGGCGTGAGGATCTCGACGTCGATGTGAGGCATGGGCTCTGCTTCCTTCTCCGGAACGTGTCCGGCCGTCTCGGCGCCGCCTGGTTCCCCGATCCACCCCTGGACCCCACCCCGGGCGGCCGCCCTGGTGAACGCCACGTTAGGCACCATCCAGCCGGGCGCCACGCCCCATATGGTACGTAGACAAGAAAGTTCGCGGGGTTGAGCAGCAGGCTCGCCCCCCGACCGGCCGCGAATAGAATGCCCGGCACGCATGTCGGACCCCGGACCGGACGAACGAAGCCCCCTCACGGCCCGCGCGCTGCGCGCGGGCATGGCGTGGATGACGCCGCTGGGCGGCCCGCTCGACCTCCGGCTCCTGGGCCGGACGCTGCTGCACACCGCGGTGCTGGGCTGCGTGGCCGGCCTGGTGGGCGCGGGCTTCTTCGCCGCGCTCGAGCTGGGGCAGCGCCTGCTGCTGGGCGGGCTCGCCGGGTACCTGCCGCTGCGCGCCGCGGGCGAGCTGGTGTTCGGGAGGGAGCCGGCCGGCCCGCTGCGCCCCTGGGTGCTGGTGCTGCTCCCCGCGCTCGGAGGGCTGGCGAGCGGCCTGGTCACCGCGAAGCTCGCGCCCGAGTGCGGGGGCGGCGGCGGCGACGCGACCATCGACGCGTACCACCTCCACGGTGCGCGCATGCGCGCGCGGGTGGCGCCGGTGAAGGCGCTCGCCTCGGTGCTGACGCTCGCCACCGGCGGCGCGGGCGGCCGCGAGGGGCCGACCATGCAGATCGGCGGCGCGCTCGGCGCGCTCACCGGACGGCTGCTGCCGACCAGCCCGCGCGAGCGGCGCATCCTGATGGTGGCCGGGGTGGCGGCCGGCATCTCGGCGGTGTTCCGGACGCCGCTCGGCGCCGCGCTGCTCGCGGTCGAGATGCTGTACCGCGACGACTTCGAGTCCGACGCGCTCGTCCCGGCCATCCTGGCGAGCGTGGTGGCGTACTCGCTGGTCGCGTCGATCTACGGCGAGGCCACGCTGTTCGGCCGCCTGCCGGCGTTCCCGTTCGTGCCGCGCCACCTCCCGCTGTACGCGCTGCTCTCGCTGCTCGTCTCGCTCGGCGCGGTCGCGTTCGCGGTGAGCCTGCGCACGGTGGCGCGGGGGTTCCGCCGGCTGCCCGGGCCCGCCTGGCTGCGGCCGGGGCTGGGCGGGCTGCTCATGGGCGGGTTCGCCACCGCCATCATCCTGCTGGTCGGCCACCTGTACGGCGCCGAGGACCGCGGCATCGGGCTCCTGGGCGGCGGCTACGGCGCGGTGCAGGCCGCCATCGCCGGCTCCCCGGGCATGCAGCCGGGCTGGTCGCTGGTGGTCCTCCTGCTCGGCCTCGCCGCCGCGAAGGTCGTGGCGGCCTCGCTCACCATCGGCTCGGGCGGCTCCGCCGGCGACTTCGCCCCGGCGCTCACCATCGGCGGCCTGCTCGGCGCCGCGTTCGGCCACGGGGCGGCGCTGGTCACCGGCGATCCGACGCTCCAGCCGGCCGCGTTCGTGCTGGTGGGCATGGGCACGCTCTACGGCGGGCTCGCGCACGTGCCGCTGTCGGCGCTGGTGCTGGTGTCCGAGCTGGCCGGCAGCTACGACCTGCTCGTCCCGATGATGCTCTCCATCGGCGTGGCGTACGTGGCGCTGCGGCGCTGGACGCTCTACCCGGCGCAGCCGCGCAACCAGCGCGAGTCGCCGGCGCACCCCGAGCTCCGCGCGCGCGACCTGCTCACCCGCATCACGGTCAGGGACGTGGCGGTGCCGGCCGAGGCGGGGCCGGCCGAGGCGGCGGCGCGGCTCGCCGACGGGCTGGCCGCCGCGGGGAAGACCTCGCGCCAGCGCGTGCTGCCGCTGCTCGGCCCCGCCGGCGCCTGGGCGGGCCTCGCCGACGTGGACGCGATCCGCGCGGCGGCCGCCGACCCGCACCTCGGCTGGGCGGTCCTCGCCGACGTGGCGGCGCGGTGGACGGCCGTCGCGCCCGAGACCTCCCTCGCGCGCGTGGGCGAGCTGCTGGTGGACAGCGGGCTGCGCCAGCTCCCGGTGCTCGAGGGCGGCCGGGTGACGGGCTACGTCGGCGAGGCGGAGATCGCGCGGGTGTTCCTGGCGGCGATCGCCGATCCGCCCGCGCAGCATCGCGCGGGCGCGTAGCGCCCGTCCGCCTACCCCCGTCTTGCGGCGCGCACCGGTCCGACGCCGGGCACATCCATGAGGATGGGTGCGAGGGCGGAGCGCACCGGCGCCGCGACGGCGGCCGCTGGGCCGCGCCGCCGTGGAGGTGCCGGGTGGCGCAGCGGCTGGAAGAGTACGCGATGGTCGGCGACGCGCAGAGCGCCGCGCTCGTGGCGCGCGACGGCTCGATCGACTGGCTGTGCTGGCCGCGCTTCGACTCCGACGCCTGCTTCGCGGCGCTGCTCGGCACCCCGGAGCACGGGCGCTTCTCGCTCCGCCCCACCGGCGAGCTCCGGTCCGTCCGCCGCGCCTACCGGCCCGGAACGCTGGTGCTCGACACCGAGCTGTCCACCTCGGACGGCGCGGTGCGGATCGTGGACTTCATGCCGCCGCGCGGCGCCGCGCCCGACCTGGTGCGCCTGGTCCAGGGGCTGCGCGGGCGGGTGGAGCTCGACCTCGAGCTCTCGCCGCGCT encodes:
- a CDS encoding chloride channel protein, which gives rise to MSDPGPDERSPLTARALRAGMAWMTPLGGPLDLRLLGRTLLHTAVLGCVAGLVGAGFFAALELGQRLLLGGLAGYLPLRAAGELVFGREPAGPLRPWVLVLLPALGGLASGLVTAKLAPECGGGGGDATIDAYHLHGARMRARVAPVKALASVLTLATGGAGGREGPTMQIGGALGALTGRLLPTSPRERRILMVAGVAAGISAVFRTPLGAALLAVEMLYRDDFESDALVPAILASVVAYSLVASIYGEATLFGRLPAFPFVPRHLPLYALLSLLVSLGAVAFAVSLRTVARGFRRLPGPAWLRPGLGGLLMGGFATAIILLVGHLYGAEDRGIGLLGGGYGAVQAAIAGSPGMQPGWSLVVLLLGLAAAKVVAASLTIGSGGSAGDFAPALTIGGLLGAAFGHGAALVTGDPTLQPAAFVLVGMGTLYGGLAHVPLSALVLVSELAGSYDLLVPMMLSIGVAYVALRRWTLYPAQPRNQRESPAHPELRARDLLTRITVRDVAVPAEAGPAEAAARLADGLAAAGKTSRQRVLPLLGPAGAWAGLADVDAIRAAAADPHLGWAVLADVAARWTAVAPETSLARVGELLVDSGLRQLPVLEGGRVTGYVGEAEIARVFLAAIADPPAQHRAGA
- a CDS encoding sigma-54-dependent transcriptional regulator, with protein sequence MSRLLLVDDEPAVLYALKELARSNGHEPVTARSGAEALERLEGVDAVVTDYAMPEMDGLQLLQAIHERDASLPVVVLTAQGSERVAVRAMKAGAYEYVTKPFDIDEMTLVLDRALETRALRVQNRRLAVEKALGRSIVGDAPAMQRLLDAVARVAPKDVTVLVRGETGTGKELIASLLHAQSRRASGPLVRFNCAAIPAELAEAELFGHARGAFTGAVQARQGFFAQADGGTLVLDEVGELPLPLQAKLLRALQEGEIQPVGAGRVERVDVRLVAATHRDLAEEARAGRFREDLYYRLAVVELVVPPLREHREDIPALAKEFARRFGARFGVDDVRLSPPLLERLAAAEWPGNVRQLENQVARLVALSNGGELGPEALEAGAAPAAREPGVEAPPEGALTLHEHLDAVERNIIAKTLAATGGNQSETARRLGVSRGALIDRLKKYGFA
- a CDS encoding universal stress protein; its protein translation is MAGWKKICCAVDFSEPSRRAMHEAAELARLMRAELTLLHVYVSPPPAATDMLVAARDLGPMIAEEVAGTLAAWRADAERLVGAPVSTHVASGQPEDEISRFAAAHATDLLVVATHGRSGLRRLVLGSVAEAVARRAPCPVLVVRGGAEAVHQDLVVEAAQVH
- a CDS encoding LuxR C-terminal-related transcriptional regulator, coding for MPHIDVEILTPFTAKYLEGRSLTPAERAEVLRLAQGFACKDSAAAANVSPETIRARRKRIYRKLDVPGSGELISELLALSLRMLAAGERIEPRPIVPAQPQDAAATSAPTLIAAR
- a CDS encoding universal stress protein, with the protein product MRTWHRILCAVDLSEASRATVTAAAELAHRTGAELALLHVHERLPRAAARAAALDPARLEAQAQRLGADLQRWRGVAQGLAGRPVRALLVSGGAAAEVLRAAGEGGYDLVVIGAHPRRRLGRTVGGAVAARVVREAPCPVLVAHGSAEVVEAAAAV
- a CDS encoding universal stress protein, with the translated sequence MAERTRICCAVDFSEASRLAMIEATDLARRFDAELELVHVHELPVAAAAEMLVPPRALFELVAVDLERDIAAWRGDAQRRLGRPVRSKVLAGSPAVELLQHAREEGVDLLVVGTHGRTGLKHLVLGSVAERVVRQAPCTVVVARSKEASATARGATDPAYAEVP